In one window of Henckelia pumila isolate YLH828 chromosome 1, ASM3356847v2, whole genome shotgun sequence DNA:
- the LOC140875963 gene encoding E3 ubiquitin-protein ligase RHF1A-like: protein MAADMQSASSSVSGDGHIFDDCVEDGCSICLEPFNSLDPPMVTKCKHEYHFQCILEWSQRSDGCPICSQHLVLKDPASQELLEGVQSDRNLRRNLCRVDQDIDVNDDFPQEDDPGFEQQIVRHFTVVASRARNISSRRRHITPDIGRSVCILLPSVPSRNMSNMSNMARVNSSLEVHQNQASCFSNFDPVVSIGAPAVTQRASSLNIPSFGDSPSLNSENIQHSGKFSEPPQNNPRRSSSSEFLAFSESLKSKISNASTRYKESISTSTRVFMEKLVARKGFVKEISREVQRETSAGIARMIGRLDFRTKRATGNSKSPHEAKEDNSMVQFTNQNIEGKELSMTRS from the exons ATGGCTGCTGATATGCAATCAGCCTCTTCTTCTGTTTCAGGGGATGGTCACATCTTTGATGACTGTGTCGAAGATGGATGTAGCATTTGTCTTGAGCCCTTTAATTCTCTCGATCCTCCGATG GTCACCAAGTGTAAGCATGAGTATCATTTTCAGTGTATTCTTGAATG GTCCCAGAGAAGCGACGGATGCCCAATATGTTCTCAACATCTTGTCTTGAAGGACCCTGCTAG CCAAGAACTACTGGAGGGAGTGCAAAGTGACAGGAACTTGAGGCGTAACCTTTGCCGCGTTGATCAGGACATTGATGTCAATGAT GATTTCCCTCAAGAGGATGATCCTGGTTTTGAGCAGCAAATCGTGAGACATTTTACTGTTGTTGCCAGCAGAGCTCGTAACATCAGCAGCAGAAGAAGGCATATAACTCCAGATATTGGCCGTTCAGTATGCATTCTTCTCCCTTCCGTCCCTTCCCGAAACATGTCTAACATGTCTAACATGGCAAGGGTCAACAGCTCTTTGGAGGTGCATCAGAATCAAGCTTCTTGTTTTTCAAACTTTGATCCAGTTGTCTCTATTGGAGCACCAGCTGTTACTCAGCGAGCTTCTTCATTAAATATTCCATCTTTTGGTGATTCACCGTCCCTTAATTCAGAGAACATACAGCATTCTGGTAAATTCAG TGAACCACCACAAAATAATCCAAGGAGATCAAGCTCATCTGAGTTTCTTGCCTTCTCCGAGTCTCTTAAGTCGAAAATTTCCAATGCTTCAACCAG GTACAAGGAATCAATATCGACTAGCACGCGTGTTTTTATGGAAAAGTTAGTTGCTCGGAAGGGCTTCGTTAAAGAAATAAGTAGAGAAGTTCAGCGTGAGACAAGTGCAGGTATTGCTAGAATGATCGGACGTCTTGATTTTCGCACGAAACGAGCTACGGGGAACTCGAAATCTCCGCACGAAGCAAAGGAAGACAACAGTATGGTGCAGTTTACAAACCAAAATATTGAAGGAAAGGAACTGAGCATGACAAGATCTTAG